Proteins found in one Polyodon spathula isolate WHYD16114869_AA chromosome 10, ASM1765450v1, whole genome shotgun sequence genomic segment:
- the pdk1 gene encoding pyruvate dehydrogenase (acetyl-transferring) kinase isozyme 1, mitochondrial isoform X1 — MRLLSFLMKNSFLGKQVDFYSRFSPSPLSMKQFLDFGSENACERTSFVFLRQELPVRLANIMKEINLLPDNLLKTPSVQLVQSWYLQSLKEILDFKDQSAENEKVIYDFTDAVIKIRNRHNDVIPTMAQGVVEYKECYGTDPVSSQNVQYFLDRFYMSRISIRMLLNQHTLLFGGKVNPAHPKQIGSIDPNCNVVEVIKDAYENASRLCDLYYMNSPELKLEEFNAKEREKPTTVVYVPSHLYHMVFELFKNAMRATVEFHGDALTLPAIKVSVALGNEDLTVKISDRGGGVPLRKIDRLFTYTYSTAPRPCMETSRATPLAGFGYGLPISRLYARYFQGDLQLYSLEGYGTDAVTYIKALSTESVERLPVYNKSAWRHYKTSHEADDWCVPSKEPKDMTTFRSF, encoded by the exons ATGAGACTTCTGAGCTTTTTGATGAAAAACAGCTTTCTGGGCAAGCAAGTGGATTTTTACTCCAGGTTCTCTCCATCTCCACTCTCTATGAAACAGTTTTTGGATTTTG GATCAGAAAATGCATGTGAGAGGACCTCCTTTGTGTTTTTGAGGCAAGAACTGCCAGTTAGATTGGCCAACATCATGAAGGAGATCAATTTACTTCCAGATAATCTGCTGAAAACACCTTCTGTTCAGCTGGTCCAGAGCTG GTACCTGCAGAGTCTAAAGGAAATCCTCGATTTCAAGGATCAAAGTGCTGAAAACGAAAAAGTCATTTACGA TTTCACAGATGCTGTAATAAAAATCCGGAACCGACATAATGACGTCATACCCACCATGGCCCAGGGTGTGGTGGAGTACAAGGAGTGCTACGGCACGGATCCTGTCTCGAGTCAAAATGTGCAGTATTTTCTAGACCGGTTTTACATGAGTCGCATATCAATCAGGATGCTTCTGAACCAACACA CTTTGCTGTTTGGTGGAAAAGTAAACCCAGCCCACCCCAAACAGATCGGTAGCATTGACCCAAACTGCAATGTTGTCGAGGTTATAAAGG ATGCATATGAAAATGCAAGCAGACTTTGTGATCTATATTATATGAATTCTCCAGAACTGAAGCTGGAAGAATTCAATG CTAAAGAAAGAGAGAAACCAACAACAGTGGTGTATGTCCCTTCACACCTCTACCACATGGTGTTTGAACTTTTTAAG aaTGCAATGCGAGCCACTGTGGAATTCCATGGAGATGCATTAACACTTCCAGCCATCAAAGTGTCTGTTGCTTTGGGAAATGAAGATTTGACGGTGAAG ATTTCCGATCGGGGTGGTGGGGTTCCTTTAAGAAAAATTGACAGACTGTTCACATACACGTACTCAACTGCACCTCGACCTTGCATGGAGACGTCCCGTGCAACACCACTG GCTGGGTTTGGGTATGGCTTGCCAATCTCCCGTTTATATGCAAGGTATTTCCAAGGCGATCTTCAGCTCTATTCCTTGGAGGGTTATGGCACAGATGCTGTCACCTACATAAAG GCTTTATCCACTGAGTCAGTAGAAAGGCTTCCTGTCTATAACAAGTCAGCTTGGAGACATTACAAGACCAGTCATGAAGCAGACGATTGGTGTGTGCCAAGTAAAGAGCCAAAGGATATGACCACTTTCCGTAGTTTTTAG
- the pdk1 gene encoding pyruvate dehydrogenase (acetyl-transferring) kinase isozyme 1, mitochondrial isoform X2: MRLLSFLMKNSFLGKQVDFYSRFSPSPLSMKQFLDFGSENACERTSFVFLRQELPVRLANIMKEINLLPDNLLKTPSVQLVQSWYLQSLKEILDFKDQSAENEKVIYDFTDAVIKIRNRHNDVIPTMAQGVVEYKECYGTDPVSSQNVQYFLDRFYMSRISIRMLLNQHTLLFGGKVNPAHPKQIGSIDPNCNVVEVIKDAYENASRLCDLYYMNSPELKLEEFNAKEREKPTTVVYVPSHLYHMVFELFKNAMRATVEFHGDALTLPAIKVSVALGNEDLTVKISDRGGGVPLRKIDRLFTYTYSTAPRPCMETSRATPLVRIVEYDRNAVLSLWFETGTEIGIAQ, encoded by the exons ATGAGACTTCTGAGCTTTTTGATGAAAAACAGCTTTCTGGGCAAGCAAGTGGATTTTTACTCCAGGTTCTCTCCATCTCCACTCTCTATGAAACAGTTTTTGGATTTTG GATCAGAAAATGCATGTGAGAGGACCTCCTTTGTGTTTTTGAGGCAAGAACTGCCAGTTAGATTGGCCAACATCATGAAGGAGATCAATTTACTTCCAGATAATCTGCTGAAAACACCTTCTGTTCAGCTGGTCCAGAGCTG GTACCTGCAGAGTCTAAAGGAAATCCTCGATTTCAAGGATCAAAGTGCTGAAAACGAAAAAGTCATTTACGA TTTCACAGATGCTGTAATAAAAATCCGGAACCGACATAATGACGTCATACCCACCATGGCCCAGGGTGTGGTGGAGTACAAGGAGTGCTACGGCACGGATCCTGTCTCGAGTCAAAATGTGCAGTATTTTCTAGACCGGTTTTACATGAGTCGCATATCAATCAGGATGCTTCTGAACCAACACA CTTTGCTGTTTGGTGGAAAAGTAAACCCAGCCCACCCCAAACAGATCGGTAGCATTGACCCAAACTGCAATGTTGTCGAGGTTATAAAGG ATGCATATGAAAATGCAAGCAGACTTTGTGATCTATATTATATGAATTCTCCAGAACTGAAGCTGGAAGAATTCAATG CTAAAGAAAGAGAGAAACCAACAACAGTGGTGTATGTCCCTTCACACCTCTACCACATGGTGTTTGAACTTTTTAAG aaTGCAATGCGAGCCACTGTGGAATTCCATGGAGATGCATTAACACTTCCAGCCATCAAAGTGTCTGTTGCTTTGGGAAATGAAGATTTGACGGTGAAG ATTTCCGATCGGGGTGGTGGGGTTCCTTTAAGAAAAATTGACAGACTGTTCACATACACGTACTCAACTGCACCTCGACCTTGCATGGAGACGTCCCGTGCAACACCACTGGTGAGGATTGTAGAATACGACAGAAATGCTGTGCTGTCCCTATggtttgagactgggacagaaaTTGGGATTGCTCAATAA